The DNA window CGTTTATACGTTACCGGCTCGATCTCCAGGTCGCGGCGCTGCAACAATGCCTTGAGCGCATCCTCGTTTTTCGCGGAGTTGAGACGCTGCATCAACTCCACGGCCTGCTTTTGCAGCAGTACCAGCCGACGTGCCTGGACGTATTTTTCCCGGACTTTCTCTTTGACCTCATTAAAGGGTTGGACCTCGGGAGTTTCAATTCGATCCAGACGAACAATGGCCATGCCTTTACCGAACTCCACCGGAAACGCGGTTTCTCCTTCTTCCATGCTGAAGAGTTTGCGCGAAATCATGCCCATGTCATCGAGTTCTTCCAGGGTTTCTCCATTGGTCACGGCTTTGGTCTGAATAGCGGTGATGCCCATGGCCCGGCATTCAGCGGCGAGATCCTCGCTTTTGGCGACGCGGTTGTGTACGGTTTCCAGTTTTTCTCTGACCAGGGCGTTGACCTTGCGTTGTTTCAGAATCGAATCAATACGTTCAGATACTTCAGTGAAGTCAGAGGTTTTTTCCGAGGATTTCTCTGTAACCAGAAGAATGGAAAACGCATCGCCGGTATCCACCGGAGTGGATATCTCACCCTGGGCCAGGCTGTTGATGATGCGTTGCTCCTGGGCGGTCAACGTGCGCCATGCCTGCAGTCCCCAGTCACCGCCCTGAGTTGCCTTCTCGCCTTGGGAGCGTTCTTTGGCCGTGGCGGCGAATGTGTCTGCGGTGACGTTGTCGGCCAGGGATTGGGCGTCAGTCAAGACTGTTTCACGATCATCTTCGCCGTATTCGAGCAGTATCCTGGAAACCCGAATCTTTTCCGGGATTTTAAACATTTCGCGGGTTTCCTTGTAGTAATCGAATTTTTCCTTGCGGTCGACTGTCACCTCCGATTCAAAATCGCTGAATTGGAAGGCCACAATGGTGCCGGCCCGGCGTTCCCGGCTTTTAAACAGTGGTTTGTTCGCATTGTAGAAGGCCTGAAGTTCTGTATCGGGTGATGGGATTTCCTGTTTGATGCGATCCGGGCTCAAGCGGATCACATCCAGTTCGGCACTGTCCATTTCGCGGTGATAGAGGTCCTCTAAATGATCGGGAGGAATCGCCAGGCCTGCGCTTAACAGGGATTCGAATTTGTCGCGCACGATTTCGCGACGAAGGGATTTTTCAAACTCCTTGACATCAATGCGATTGTAAGCCAGCAGATTTTCGTAAGCTTTGACGCCGATAAAGCGTCCGTCCCGCTGAAATCCCGGCGAATTGACAATACGGCGCCGCAATTCCTCATCGCTGGCTCGCAGTTTCAGCTGCTGGGCCTCTTTCCTGACAATAATGGAGTTGATTGATTGTTGCAGCAGTTGCTGGGGCAACTGCATTTGTTGGATCAGGTTCTTGTTAAAGTTTTCCTTAAAATTTCGGCGATAGTTGTCTATGGCCTGCATCAATTGTTTCTGGAACTCATCCGCGCTAGTGGATTCTCCATCCACGGACAAAACGGTGTTTTTCGCTCCCTTGAGGCTCATGCCGCCGGTTCCCCATTCCACAAACACGAAACCGACAAAAGTAAAGATTACCAGCCACAGTACCCAAGACAGGCTTTTCAAATTGTTCCTCATCGTTCGCAACATCTCTTTCCTCCGGGTTCAGTCTTTTTTTATTGCAGGGGGATTCTTTTCGCTTAACGGTAAATACACGGTCAGACTGGCGCCGTCTTCCGTATTGCGGATCGTAATATTGCCTTTATGCTCTTGAATCAGGTTATATGCAATAGAGAGTCCGATGCCTTTCTTCTGGGTGCGGTTCTTGGTTGTATAGAAAGGATCGAAGGCTTTATCGAGGTTCTCAAAACCACCGCCGTTGTCCTGAATCTCAACCACGGCTTGACTCTGGTCTACCGAGGGGCTGAGGGAAATGGTCACCCGGCCCTGGCCCTTGCGTTTTTCCTGAATCGACTCGATGGCGTTTTCGATCATGCCTTCGAATATCTGCCACAATGAAAAGTGGTTGCCCACCACGGTGACGGTTTCAGTCGGGATATGGCGCACCAGTTCAACGTTCCCGGTTCCCGGTTTCTGACTGATGATTTTAACCAGTTTTTCCAACAGGTTTGCCAGGTTGATCTCCAGTTTTGTTTGCTGGGCGTCGGGGTTGAGTTGGTTCAATTCCCGGATGATGTTTTGAATGCGCGTGGTCTGGGTTTTGATCTGGTTCAGTTTGTTGCGAACGTAGGGGGAGATGTCTTCACGCAGTTCCATGAGGTCGATGTATCCGAGGATCCCGGTCAGGGGGTTGTTGATTTCGTGTGCGAACCCGGCCACAATGGCGGTCAGGGATTTTTGCTTTTCCGACTGGATGATTTTTTTCTGCGTGGCCTTTAACTCTTCCATGGCGTGCTGCAGTTTGCGGTTGGCCTGATCCAGGGACTGGGTGCGTTCGGAAATCTGATGGGTGAGCTTTTGTTGGTTGGCCTCAAGAGCTTCCAGGGTGGACTGCAGACGCGCCACCATTTCGTTGTACTCTTTGGCCAGGAAAGCGAATTCATCCTGGGTGTCCACCTGGATGCGGAAATCCATGTTGCCCTTTCCCACCATCTCCATTCCCTTGGTCAGCACATGGATGGGACGGACGGTGCGCCGGACCATGAAGTAAAGGATCAGGCTGCTCAGTGCGAACAGGACCGCCATCATAATGATGTGATGGGTGCGGATGGTGCGCAATACGTTCTGGAAATCACTTTGGGAGCGACCATAGAGGATATAGCCGAAAACCGTTTTTGAATTGGGGGCCAGCACGGGGATGGTCAGCACCCGGTGCGTGTCTTTGAAAGCGGGAAGCGTGTCGGCCGGGTGAATCATGGCTTTGTCGCTCAGGATTTCGCGAAACGCGGGAGTGGGTGACACGCCGCGGTGAAGGATTTCGCTTTTGCGTGCATCATAAAGTACCATGAAGTCTTGAGGGCGCTGTTTCAGGGTCTCTTCCACCTGGGAATACAGGTTCATATAACTGTAATAAATAAAATGGGGCTCCATCAGGGATTCGTAATCCCGTCCCCAGCGCAGAAAACTGGAGTTCTCCGAGTTGTCCAGGAATGCGAAAGTAAAGGTGTTGATGATGATATACGAAAACACAAAAAGCACACATAGAATGATTGTAATATACAAACTGAATTTAACGCCGATTGAACGAATGCGCATCATTCTGGATGTCTTTTGCCTCCATTAACGAAGATGATTCTAGTATAAAGCCTGGAAAATGGCAAGCGGGGATTTGCCGGACTGTGGGGATTATCGGCAAATCCAGTTGAAATTCCACGAAATTTATACTATATAAAAAAACCGAGAAATTCTTGGCAGCACGTGTTGACAAACCAGAATTCTTCTGTATAATTACAAACGTTTTCCGACAGTGTCGGAGATCAGGATCTTTGAAATCTGAGTAGAGTGTTGTTTTCAGCCGTGTTGAACAAAACACGACCAAAGATTTACCATTATCAAACACTACAGACATAAGGTTTTACACCTTATATTAACTGGAGAGTTTGATCCTGGCTCAGAGTGAACGCTGGCGGCGTGCCTAACACATGCAAGTCGAACGAGAAAGCGCCTTCGGGTGCAAGTAGAGTGGCAGACGGGTGAGTAATGCATAGGTAATCTACCTTCGAGTGGGGGATAACTTATCGAAAGGTAAGCTAATCCCGCATAATGTCGCGATGCATAAGTGTTGCGAACAAAGGAGGGGATCCTTCGGGACCTTTCGCTTGAGGATGAGCCTATGTCCTATTAGCTTGTTGGTGAGGTAACGGCTCACCAAGGCTCTGATGGGTAGCCGAGCTGAGAGGCTGATCGGCCACACTGGAACTGAAACACGGTCCAGACTCCTACGGGAGGCAGCAGTGGGGAATTTTGCGCAATGGGCGAAAGCCTGACGCAGCGACGCCGCGTGAGGGATGAAGGCCTTCGAGGTTGTAAACCTCTGTCAGGAAGGATTAAAGTCTAAGGGTTAATACCCCTTTGGATTTGACTTAACTTCCAGAGGAAGCCCCGGCTAACTACGTGCCAGCAGCCGCGGTAATACGTAGGGGGCAAGCGTTACTCGGATTCACTGGGCGTAAAGCGAGTGTAGGCGGTCGGGTAAGTCAGAGGTGAAAGCCCTCAGCTCAACTGAGGAATTGCCTTTGATACTGCTTGACTTGAGGACAGGAGAGGAAAGTGGAATTCCCGGTGTAGCGGTGGAATGCGTAGATATCGGGAGGAACACCAGAGGCGAAGGCGGCTTTCTGGACTGCTCCTGACGCTGAGACTCGAAAGCTAGGGTAGCAAACAGGATTAGATACCCTGGTAGTCCTAGCCGTAAACGATGGATACTAGATCTTGCACAGGAGTGCTTGGTCGAAGTTAACGCGTTAAGTATCCCGCCTGGGGAGTACGGTCGCAAGGCTGAAACTCAAAGGAATTGACGGGGACCCGCACAAGCAGTGGAGCATGTGGTTTAATTCGATGCAACGCGAAGAACCTTACCTGGGCTTGAACTGCAGGCATAGCCACCTGAAAGGGCTGGTGATTCTCCTCTGGAGAAACCTGTAGAGGTGCTGCATGGCTGTCGTCAGCTCGTGTCGTGAGATGTTGGGTTAAGTCCCGCAACGAGCGCAACCCTTGCCCTTAGTTGTCAGCGAATCATGTCGGATACTCTAAGGGGACCGCCGGTGACGAGCCGGAGGAAGGTGGGGATGACGTCAAGTCAGCATGGCCTTTATGTCCAGGGCCACACACGTGCTACAATGGCTGGTACAGAGGGTAGCGAAGCCGCGAGGTGTAGCCAATCCTTAAAACCAGTCTCAGTTCGGATTGCAGGCTGCAATTCGCCTGCATGAAGTTGGAATTGCTAGTAATCGCAGATCAGCTACGCTGCGGTGAATGCGTTCTCGGGTCTTGTACACACCGCCCGTCACATCACGAAAGCTGGTGGTACCAGAAGTCGCTGGTCCAACCTTCGGGAGGAAGGCGCCAAAGGTGCTGCTGGTGATTGGGGTGAAGTCGTAACAAGGTAGCCGTACGGGAACGTGCGGCTGGATCACCTCCTTATAAAGAGTCAACCGGAAGAAACATGGCTCGGCGGTCTTCGTGATCGCGGGCCGGCACTCTACTCAGTTTTGAAAGATTGTTTTGTCCGGGCCTATAGCTCAGCTGGCTAGAGCGCACGCCTGATAAGCGTGAGGTCGGTAGTTCAAATCTACCTAGGCCCACCAAGACAGGCTAGGATAGGCCGGGGAATTAGCTCAGTTGGGAGAGCGTCGGTTTTGCACGCCGAAGGTCACCGGTTCGAACCCGGTATTCTCCATGGACGACGGATTGCGATTATCATAAGAGATAATTCAGTGTTCTTTGACTTTTTTATCATTATTGCTGTGTTAGGTTTGTCGGGACCAGTAAAGTTAAATAAACTTATTGGTTAAGGTATTAAGGGTATACGGTGGATGCCTTGGCACAGAGAGTCGATGAAGGGCGTGGCGAACTGCGATATGCCTCGGGTAGCCGTAAGCAGGCTTTGATCCGGGGATTCCCGAATGGGGCAACCCATCCCGATTAATATCGGGTTATCCCGCAAGGGAGGACAACCCAGGGAAGTGAACCATCTCAGTACCTGGAGGAAAAGAAATCAAGCGAGATTTCCTGAGTAGCGGCGAGCGAAACGGAAAGAGCCTAAACCGCAGAGATGTCAAGGGTAGGTCCGTTGTCTCTGTGGGGTTGTGGGAGCCGGTTGGAGATGACCTGCCATCTCCGGGAAGTCAAAAAAAGCAATTCTAGTTGAATGGCGTTGAATAGCCAACCATAGAGGGTGCTAGTCCCGTAAGCGAAAGGATTGTTTCTTCCTCCGGAGTTCCCAAGTAGCGCGGGACACGAGAAATCCCGTGTGAATCCGGGTGGACCATCATCCAAGGCTAAATACTCCTCTGTGACCGATAGTGAACTAGTACCGTGAGGGAAAGGTGAAAAGTACCCCTGTTAGGGGCGTGAAATAGAACCTGAAACCGTATACCTACAAGCAGTCGGAGTCCCGATTCGTCGGGATGACGGCGTGCCTTTTGTAAAATGAGCCGGCTAGTTATTCTCAGTGGCAAGGTTAAGTCGTGGAGACGGAGCCGTAGCGAAAGCGAGTCTGAATAGGGCGATTGAGTCACTGGGAATAGACGCGAAGCGGGGTGATCTATCCTTGGCCAGGGTGAAGTGTGGGTAACACCATGCGGAGGCCCGAACCAGTGTCAGTTGAAAATGGCTTGGATGAGCTGAGGATAGGGGTGAAAGGCCAACCAAACTCCGTTATAGCTCGTTCTCTCCGAAATAGCTTTAGGGCTAGCCTCACATGATTTGTGCAGGAGGTAGATCACTGGATGGACTAGGGCTTCGAAAGAAGTACTGAATCCAACCAAAATCCGAATGCCTGCAACAACAGTGTGGGAGTCAGAATGCGGGGGATAAGCTCCGTGTTCAAAAGGGAAACAGCCCAGATCGCCAGCTAAGGTCCCAAAATTCATGCTAAGTGGAAAAGGATGTGAGAATACACAGACAGCCAGGAGGTTGGCTTAGAAGCAGCCATCCTTTAAAGAAAGCGTAATAGCTCACTGGTCGAGCGTCCTTGCGCCGAAGATGTAACGGGGCTCAAGCATGATACCGAAGCTGCGAATCCCTTCGGGGATGGTAGGAGAGCATTCCTGGTCTTGGATTCGAATCGTGAGGTTCGATGTTTACCAGGAAGAGATCCTGCCGGCATGAGTAGTGATAATCCCGGTGAGAACCCGGGACGCCGAAAATCCAAGGTTTCCTGAGCAAGGTCAGTCCTCTCAGGGTTAGTCGGATCCTAAGCCGAGGTCGAAAGGCGTAGGCGATGGAAAGCAGGTCAACATTCCTGCACCACCCCAACAGCGTTTGTACGATGCGGGGACGCAATAAGTCAGGCAGACCGTGCCGTTGGTTGAGCACGGCGGGTGACAAGGAAGGGCTCGTTAATCAGGGCCGGAATTCTGAGGTAGCCCGGGAAATTCGGTTTTGCCGGATGAACCTGCTGAAACTATGTTGCCAAGAAAAGCCGCTAAGGAGTTGTTGAGGTGTCCGTACCGTAAACCGACACAGGTAGATGGGTTGAGTATACTAAGGCGCACGTGTGAAATCTCCTTTAGGAACTCGGCAAATTAACTCCGTAACTTCGGGAGAAGGAGTGCCTCGTTAGGGTGACGTTTTTCAACTGAGCTCGAGGAGGCCGCAGAGAATAGGCCCAAGCGACTGTTTATCAAAAACACAGGTCTCTGCTAAGATGAAATCGATGTATAGGGACTGACGCCTGCCCGGTGCCGGAAGGTTAAAGGGAGGGGTTAGCTTCGGCGAAGCTCTGAACTGAAGCCCCGGTAAACGGCGGCCGTAACTATAACGGTCCTAAGGTAGCGAAATTCCTTGTCGGGTAAGTTCCGACCCGCACGAAAGGCGTAACGATTTGGGCACTGTCTCAAGGAGATGCACGACGAAATTGTAGTACCGGTAAAGATGCCGGTTACCCGCTGCTGGACAGAAAGACCCCGTGAACCTTTACTGCAACCTAATATTGAATTCTGGTGCGGTATGTGCAGGATAGGTGGGAGGCTTTGAAGTTCCACCGCCAGGTGGGATGGAGCCAATCTTGGGATACCACTCTTGTCGTATCGGGATTCTAACCCACGGAGTTATCCTCCGTGGAGACAGTGTTAGGCGGGTAGTTTGACTGGGGCGGTCACCTCCCAAAGAGTAACGGAGGTGCCCAAAGGTACCCTCAGGCTGTTTGGAAATCAGCCGTAGAGTGCAAAGGCATAAGGGTGCTTGACTGCGAGACCGACAGGTCGAGCAGGTGGGAAACCAGGGCTTAGTGATCCGGTGGTTCCGTATGGAAGGGCCATCGCTCAACGGATAAAAGGTACTCCGGGGATAACAGGCTTATAGCGTCCAAGAGCTCATATCGACGACGCTGTTTGGCACCTCGATGTCGGCTCATCACATCCTGGGGCTGGAGCAGGTCCCAAGGGTTCGGCTGTTCGCCGATTAAAGTGGTACGTGAGCTGGGTTCAGAACGTCGCGAGACAGTTCGGTCCTTATCCACAGTGGGCGCAGGAGATTTGAGGGAATCTGTCCCTAGTACGAAAGGACCGGGATGGGTGAATCTCTGGTGATCCAGTTGTTCCGCCAGGAGCATTGCTGGGTAGCTACATTCATTATGGATAACCGCTGAAAGCATCTAAGCGGGAAGCCAATCCCAAGATAATATCTCCCTTCACCTTCGGGTGACTAAAGACCCCTCGTAGACGACGAGTTTGATAGGCTGGATGTGTACGCACGGTAACGTGTTTAGCTGACCAGTACTAATCGGTCGTGAGCCTTAACCATTTGTTTACGCAGCCTTACTCCCGACAAATCTAACTCAGCAATAATGATAAAAAGCCGCGCAATATTCCCGGTGACCATAACGAAGAGGCAACACCCGGTTACATTCCGAACCCGGAAGTTAAGCTCTTCAGTGCCGATGATACTGCCTTGGAAACGGGGTGGGAAAGTAGGTCGTCACCGGGATTTTTTTTATCCATTTTCCAGGAATTCCCCACCAACCCACCGATGGACCCATCCGGGCCGTTGTTTTGTTGACGTATTTCCATTTTTCTGATATATTCATCCATTCGCATGGTGTTTTTTCCGTAGTGTTATCCATGATACGAAAAAAAACCCGATATAGGAGGTCTATTTGCCTACCATAAATCAGTTGATACGGTTTGGCCGGAAACAGCAGAAAGTAAAGAGCAAGTCTCCGGCTCTTGAGAATTGTCCCTTGAAGCGCGGGGTGTGCACCCGGGTGTTTACCACCAACCCGAAAAAGCCCAATTCCGCCATGCGCAAGGTGGCCCGCGTGCGCCTGACCAACGGGATAGAGGTCAGCGCCTATATCCCCGGTGAAGGGCACTCTCTTCAGGAGCACTCCATCGTGTTGGTGCGCGGCGGTCGTGTCAAGGATCTCCCCGGCGTACGCTATCACGTGGTACGCGGTGCCAAGGATTCAACGGGTGTGGACAGCCGCAAGCGCGGGCGTTCCAAGTACGGCACCCGCCGGCAGAAAAAGGTTTAGTGATTCGGGAGTCATGAATGCCCAGAAGAAAACTGCGTAAACAAAAGGATCAGATTTTTGATCCAGTGTTCAACTCTTCCGTTGTGGCCAAGATGGTCAACTCCATCATGTTACACGGGAAAAAGGCCACGGCTGAAAAGGTCGTATACGGGGCCATGAACGAAATCCAGGAAAAGCTGCAGGAAGATCCCTTGAAAGTGGTGACAAAGGCTGTGGAAAACATTCGCCCACAGATCGAGACGCGCTCACGCCGGGTAGGCGGGGCCACGTACCAGGTACCCATGGAAGTACGCAAGGATCGTTCCTACGCCCTGGCCATCCGTTGGTTGACCCAGTATGCCCGTGAGCGTGGCGGCAAGAGCATGCAGGAAAAGCTGGTTGGAGAGTTGCTGGACGCGTTCAACAATCGCGGTGGCGCCATCAAGAAGCGGGAGACCGTACACAAGATGGCGGAATCCAACCGGGCCTTTGCTCACTATCGCTGGTAATCAGGATCATCATGGATACAATACCGGTTGAAAGAATCCGCAACATTGGTTTCATGGCACATATTGATGCCGGCAAAACCACCACTACTGAGCGGATCCTTTTCTATTCCGGTGTGACATACAAGATGGGGGAGGTTCATGACGGCACGGCGGTCATGGATTGGATGGATCAGGAGCAGGAGCGGGGTATCACCATTACTTCCGCTTGTACCACCACCCATTGGAAAGACTACCAGATCAACATCATCGATACGCCGGGGCATGTGGATTTCACCGCCGAAGTGGAGCGTTCCCTGCGCGTGCTTGACGGAGGAATTGTTGTGCTCTGTGCCGTAGGCGGCGTCGAACCCCAGACAGAGAAAGTCTGGTTCCAGGCGGAAAAATATCGCGTGCCCCGTATCGCGTACATCAACAAGATGGACCGGGTGGGAGCGGATCATTTTGATGTGATGGAGCAGCTCCAGACCAAGTTAAAGGCCAATCCGCTGTTGCTTCAGCTTCCCCTGGGAACGGAAAACGATTTTTCCGGCGTTATTGATCTGATCGAGAT is part of the Candidatus Aminicenantes bacterium genome and encodes:
- a CDS encoding HAMP domain-containing histidine kinase, which codes for MMRIRSIGVKFSLYITIILCVLFVFSYIIINTFTFAFLDNSENSSFLRWGRDYESLMEPHFIYYSYMNLYSQVEETLKQRPQDFMVLYDARKSEILHRGVSPTPAFREILSDKAMIHPADTLPAFKDTHRVLTIPVLAPNSKTVFGYILYGRSQSDFQNVLRTIRTHHIIMMAVLFALSSLILYFMVRRTVRPIHVLTKGMEMVGKGNMDFRIQVDTQDEFAFLAKEYNEMVARLQSTLEALEANQQKLTHQISERTQSLDQANRKLQHAMEELKATQKKIIQSEKQKSLTAIVAGFAHEINNPLTGILGYIDLMELREDISPYVRNKLNQIKTQTTRIQNIIRELNQLNPDAQQTKLEINLANLLEKLVKIISQKPGTGNVELVRHIPTETVTVVGNHFSLWQIFEGMIENAIESIQEKRKGQGRVTISLSPSVDQSQAVVEIQDNGGGFENLDKAFDPFYTTKNRTQKKGIGLSIAYNLIQEHKGNITIRNTEDGASLTVYLPLSEKNPPAIKKD
- a CDS encoding 30S ribosomal protein S7; protein product: MPRRKLRKQKDQIFDPVFNSSVVAKMVNSIMLHGKKATAEKVVYGAMNEIQEKLQEDPLKVVTKAVENIRPQIETRSRRVGGATYQVPMEVRKDRSYALAIRWLTQYARERGGKSMQEKLVGELLDAFNNRGGAIKKRETVHKMAESNRAFAHYRW
- a CDS encoding 30S ribosomal protein S12, with product MPTINQLIRFGRKQQKVKSKSPALENCPLKRGVCTRVFTTNPKKPNSAMRKVARVRLTNGIEVSAYIPGEGHSLQEHSIVLVRGGRVKDLPGVRYHVVRGAKDSTGVDSRKRGRSKYGTRRQKKV